One segment of Excalfactoria chinensis isolate bCotChi1 chromosome 27, bCotChi1.hap2, whole genome shotgun sequence DNA contains the following:
- the LOC140263076 gene encoding class I histocompatibility antigen, F10 alpha chain-like, which yields MLGLLLCAVCGAAGELHSLRYFTTSMTDPGPGLPWFVSVGYVDGEIFVHYDSTTRRFVPRTEWMAANMDQQYWDEETEVSQGNEQIDRGNLAIVARRYNQSGGSLTWQRMGGCDILEDGTTQGYVQEAYNGRDFIAFDEDTMTFTAAVPEAVPTKREWEEGGHAEFWKHYMEETCVPWLRIYVEHGKAELGRTEQPEVRVWGKEADGILTLSCRAHGFYPRPIAVSWVKDGAVLGQDTHSGGIVPNSDGTYHTWVTIEALPGDGDKYQCRVEHASLPQPGLYSWERPQSNVVPIVVGVVVAIVVIVAGVGFTIYRCHARERLQRGPQ from the exons atgctggggctgctgctgtgcgccgtgtgcggggcggcgggcg AGCTCCATTCCCTGCGGTACTTTACTACCTCAATGACGGatcccggccccgggctgccctGGTTCGTGTCTGTGGGGTACGTGGACGGCGAAATCTTCGTGCACTACGACAGCACCACACGGAGGTTCGTGCCCCGAACCGAGTGGATGGCGGCCAACATGGACCAGCAGTACTGGGATGAGGAGACGGAGGTCTCACAGGGCAATGAGCAGATTGACCGCGGGAACCTGGCTATTGTAGCACGGCGCTACAACCAGAGCGGCG ggtCTTTAACATGGCAGCGGATGGGTGGCTGTGACATCCTCGAGGACGGCACCACCCAGGGGTATGTGCAGGAGGCCTATAATGGGAGAGACTTCATTGCCTTCGACGAAGACACGATGACGTTCACTGCAGCGGTTCCAGAGGCAGTTCCTACCAAGAGGGAGTGGGAGGAAGGTGGTCATGCAGAGTTTTGGAAACATTACATGGAGGAAACCTGTGTGCCATGGCTGCGAATATACGTGGAGCacgggaaggcagagctgggcaggacAG AGCAACCCGAGGTGCgagtgtgggggaaggaggccgACGGGATCCTGACCTTGTCCTGCCGCGCTCACGGCTTCTACCCGCGGCCCATCGCCGTCAGCTGGGTGAAGGACGGCGCGGTGCTGGGCCAGGACACCCACTCGGGGGGCATCGTGCCCAACAGCGACGGCACCTACCACACCTGGGTCACCATCGAGGCGCTGCCGGGGGACGGGGACAAGTACCAGTGCCGCGTGGAGCACgccagcctgccccagcccgGCCTCTACTCGTGGG AGCGGCCACAGTCCAACGTGGTGCCCATCGTGGTGGGGGTGGTTGTCGCCATTGTGGTCATCGTGGCTGGCGTTGGATTCACCATCTACAGATGCCACGCAA gagAAAGGCTACAACGTGGCCCCCAGTGA
- the LOC140263121 gene encoding class I histocompatibility antigen, F10 alpha chain-like translates to MTDPIPGLPLYVLVGYMDGDIFCTTTAPHREIPEVSLALSASPCPTAPCWKDRSVHPTPESGDGVHRSPPAELRPTGPCLPIAPRIPDTSDRGPRPPPLGRDTAPVGTQPGMPPVGWGRLRSAPVTSPATHFRFLVPKCVSAFCLAPIDVTHAPVHHLRGAGEGSSGRVREDPKGEERGCVEGSCGSQNAALWLCGMLGLLLCAVCGAAGELHSLRYFETAMTDPGPGLPWFFEVGYVDGDIFVHYNSTAQRYVPRTQWIAANMDQQYWDNQTRYARKAEQNHRVNLVNLARRYNLSGGSHTVQRMAGCDILEDGTTRGYYQYGYDGRDFIAFDKDTMTFTAAVPEAVRTKRTWEEGGDAVRNKLYLEEACPQWLRRYVEHGKAELGRTEQPEVRVWGKEADGILTLSCRAHGFYPRPIAVSWVKDGAVLGQDTHSGGIVPNSDGTYHTWVTIDALPGDGDKYQCRVEHASLPQPGLYSWERPQSNVVPIVVGVITVVSIAIMSGTGLIIYRHHAGKKEKGYNMAPSQDGASSS, encoded by the exons ATGACGGACCCCATCCCCGGGCTGCCCTTGTACGTGCTTGTGGGGTACATGGACGGCGATATCTTTTGTACTACGACAGCACCACACAGAG AAATCCCAGAGGTTTCCCTCGCCCTCAGTGCCTCTCCGTGTCCGACGGCTCCGTGCTGGAAGGATCGCTCCGTGCACCCCACGCCTGAATCCGGGGACGGGGTTCATCGCAGCCCCCCGGCCGAGCTCCGACCTACGGGTCCCTGCCTTCCCATCGCCCCTCGTATCCCCGATACCTCCGACAGAGGCCCTCGGCCCCCTCCCCTGGGTAGGGACACGGCCCCGGTGGGGACACAGCCCGGGATGCCCCCGGTGGGCTGGGGTcggctccgctccgctcccgtCACCTCCCCCGCTACGCACTTTCGCTTTCTCGTCCCAAAATGCGTGAGCGCATTCTGCCTGGCGCCCATAGACGTCACACACGCTCCCGTTCACCATTTGCGAGGCGCAGGCGAAGGGAGTTCGGGGAGGGTCCGGGAAGACCCAAAAGGGGAGGAGCGGGGTTGCGTTGAGGGTTCTTGTGGTTCCCAGAACGCAGCGCTGTGGCTGtgcgggatgctggggctgctgctgtgcgccgtgtgcggggcggcgggcg AGCTCCATTCCCTGCGGTACTTTGAAACGGCGATGACGGatcccggccccgggctgccctGGTTCTTTGAGGTGGGGTACGTGGACGGTGATATCTTCGTGCACTACAACAGCACCGCGCAGAGGTACGTGCCCCGCACCCAGTGGATTGCGGCCAACATGGACCAGCAGTACTGGGATAACCAGACGCGGTACGCGCGGAAAGCTGAGCAGAATCACCGCGTGAACCTGGTCAATTTAGCACGGCGCTACAACCTGAGCGGCG ggtCTCACACGGTGCAGCGGATGGCTGGCTGTGACATCCTTGAGGACGGCACCACCCGGGGGTATTATCAGTATGGCTATGATGGGAGAGACTTCATTGCCTTCGACAAAGACACGATGACATTCACTGCGGCGGTTCCAGAGGCAGTTCGCACCAAGAGAACATGGGAAGAAGGCGGTGATGCTGTGAGGAACAAGCTTTACCTGGAGGAAGCCTGTCCACAGTGGCTGCGGAGATACGTGGAGCacgggaaggcagagctggggaggacag AGCAACCCGAGGTGCgagtgtgggggaaggaggccgACGGGATCCTGACCTTGTCCTGCCGCGCTCACGGCTTCTACCCGCGGCCCATCGCCGTCAGCTGGGTGAAGGACGGCGCGGTGCTGGGCCAGGACACCCACTCGGGGGGCATCGTGCCCAACAGCGACGGCACCTACCACACCTGGGTCACCATCGACGCGCTGCCGGGGGACGGGGACAAGTACCAGTGCCGCGTGGAGCACgccagcctgccccagcccgGCCTCTACTCGTGGG AGCGGCCACAGTCCAACGTGGTGCCCATCGTGGTGGGGGTCATCACCGTTGTGTCCATTGCCATCATGTCTGGCACTGGATTAATCATCTACAGGCACCATGCAG ggaagaaggagaaaggctaCAACATGGCACCCA GCCAGGATGGTGCATCCAGCAGCTAA